A section of the Scyliorhinus torazame isolate Kashiwa2021f chromosome 21, sScyTor2.1, whole genome shotgun sequence genome encodes:
- the LOC140398195 gene encoding glucose-6-phosphate exchanger SLC37A4-like isoform X3 has protein sequence MASYGHYRVTIFAAMFVGYTMYYFNRKTFSFVMPSIMEEVTLEKDDLGLITSSQSLAYAISKFISGVLSDQISARLLFCSGLFLVGVINIIFSWSSTVTAFVVLWFFNGLAQGFGWPPCGKILRKWFEPSQFGTWWAVLSTSMNLAGSLGPLIATTMALSYSWRVTLSLSGSIAVGMAFICLIFIVNEPMDVGLPNVEPGPKKGSKEGSVGNESTVKELLLTPYLWVLNIGYLVVFGVKTCCTDWGQLFLIQEKGQSALLGSSFMSALEVGGLLGSVAAGCLSDRAVARKGLRSHGNPRHGLLLSMMAGMAISMYLFRVTVTAESTKGNELWTLISLPLTQITNLTEDELWILSLGAIFGFCSYGPIALFGVIANESAPSNLSGTSHAIVALMANGLH, from the exons ATGGCTTCCTACGGCCACTACAGGGTCACCATCTTCGCAGCCATGTTTGTGGGCTACACAATGTATTACTTCAATAGAAAGACCTTCTCATTTGTGATGCCCTCCATAATGGAGGAAGTGACCTTGGAAAAAGATGATTTGG GTCTGATAACCAGTAGCCAGTCACTAGCCTACGCTATCAGCAAGTTCATCAGCGGAGTCCTCTCTGATCAGATCAGTGCTCGCCTGCTTTTTTGTTCTGGACTATTCCTGGTCGGGGTAATAAATATCATCTTCTCATGGAGCTCCACGGTCACCGCTTTTGTTGTACTCTGGTTCTTCAATGGATTGGCACAAGGCTTTGGGTGGCCTCCCTGTGGCAAAATACTGCGAAAG TGGTTTGAACCATCACAGTTTGGAACATGGTGGGCTGTTCTGTCAACCAGCATGAACTTGGCAGGCAGCCTGGGCCCACTCATTGCCACAACGATGGCCCTCAGCTACAGCTGGCGGGTGACCCTCTCGCTCTCTGGTTCGATCGCGGTTGGGATGGCATTCATATGTCTGATCTTCATAGTTAACGAGCCAATGGACGTTGGGCTACCCAATGTGGAGCCAGGCCCGAAGAAAGGAAGCAAGGAAG GGTCTGTTGGCAATGAGAGTACTGTGAAAGAATTGCTGCTGACCCCATACCTGTGGGTCCTGAACATTGGCTACCTGGTGGTGTTCGGGGTGAAGACGTGTTGCACTGACTGGGGGCAGCTCTTCCTCATTCAGGAGAAGGGTCAAAGTGCACTTCTAG GTAGCTCATTCATGAGTGCGCTGGAGGTTGGTGGCCTACTGGGTAGTGTCGCTGCTGGATGTCTCTCGGACAGGGCTGTTGCTCGG AAAGGTCTTCGAAGTCATGGGAATCCTCGACATGGACTTCTGCTCTCAATGATGGCTGGAATGGCGATATCAATGTACCTCTTTAGAGTCACGGTAACTGCAGAGTCTACCAAG GGGAATGAGCTCTGGACATTAATCTCCTTGCCTCTGACTCAAATCACCAACTTGACTGAAGATGAG CTATGGATTCTATCCTTGGGAGCCATTTTTGGCTTTTGTTCTTATGGGCCAATCGCATTGTTTGGAGTGATAGCCAATGAATCTGCACCGTCTAACCTATCTGGGACATCTCACGCTATTGTGGCTTTGATGGCAAATG